From the genome of Solibacillus sp. FSL H8-0538:
TCAAGTGAAACATTGTACGTCAATGCAATCCGATATAAGTTATCTCCTGCGGCAACCGTATGCATTTTGGGTTCTAGTGGAACATTCACGGTGTCTGTCGGTTCTGGTTGACCATTTGCAGTATCTGTCTGCTCTGGTTGCTCCTTCACAGTGACTGTCCGATCCGAATTATCCCTTGAATTACTATCCCTTTTCCAAGAACTATCCCTATCAGCAGAATCATATGGTGAATCTAGATTATTTGTGGAAATAGGAAAAACTGTAGATGCATAGGTTATTGAATACGTTGAGAATACGAGAAATGTAGTGACTAAAAACAACTTAATTTTCAACATAATATACCTCCAATGTATTTTTTTGTAATTTACCATCCAGTAATACCCAAATAATCTAAAAACCAAACACTATTATTTAGAAAAACACAACTCACTCAAAAGAGGGCAAGTTAATGTCTTACTTATGTGGGTGAAAAAGTTACCTTTTCTAATCTACATAAAAAAAGAAACCACCCTCCAAAACAGCTAAAATCTGTTTTGGAAAATAGTTTCTTAATGGCATATTCTAATTTTACAAAGACTCATAATTAGCCTAGCTAAATTACACTTACCTAGTCCTGTTTCATATAGCAATCCTTACTTTTAGCCTTTAACCTGACCAAGCTCCATTAATTTTTGACCAATTTCATGAATACCTGAATATGCGTCACTCATTTCATGCATGCTAGCCGTATATTCCTCTGTAAACGCAGCAATCTGAGTTGTAGACCCATTAATATAAGTAATTGATTCTTTTATTTTTTCAAGCTGTTTTGCGATATTATCTGCACTCTCAGTACTGCTTTGGGCCATCTTCTGAATTTCATTTGCAACTACTGCAAATCCACGTCCATGCTCACCTGAACGAGCCGCCTCAATGGATGCGTTTAATCCGAGAATTTTTGACTTCAGAGCTATATCCCTAACTACATTAACAATCGAATTAATTTGTTGGATATCGTTACTCATCGAATCGGAAAATCTTGCTAACTCTTCCAAACGCTTCGACACATCCGTACTAGCCACTGTTAATTCTTCAGTAGTTGCCGTCATTTCTTCAACAGAACTAGACAGTTCCGTTGCTACTCTTCGCATATTGTTTGTTTTTTCGTTTGAAATAACGCCTGTTACAACACCAACTAGTTTACCTTCGTCATAAATTGGTAGCGAAGATGCAATATAAGCAAATCCAAAAAGCTCGGGTCCTCTCTCTTCTCTTAAAAACTTACCGCTTCTAAGTGCTCTAATACTAGTAGTTTTACTATGTTTTTCAACAGTTTCGCCTATCTTAATTTTCAGATCTACTACTTTACCTCGTTTATACGCAACTACGCGTTCTGTATCGAAAATTAGAATACAAGCGTCCTCAGGGTACGTCGCTTGGTAAAATTCAATTGAATCAATTACAGCCTTTAGTTTAGTATTCATCGTATCCCCCATCCCCAAATTTATATCTATGTACTTGTATATTAATTATAGCCGAATTAATTTTTAATGCCTGTTTTTTATGAAATAAACAATTTTTTCTAAAAAAACACGAATATCCATCATATAAATCACTATTTTTTCTACATTTCATACTCATTAGACGAAGTATCTATATTCAATATGCATTAGTTTTTGTTGCCGAACTAATTAGAAAAGGATGTTCCATTATTAATCTGGAACATCCTCCTTTTGCGTTATTAAGAGTTAGATACGTGAAGTCAAGATATTTCATCTTTCCACCTCGTATGATTACTTTACTGAAACCAATTCAGAAATAACAACCCCCTGCTCGCCAACTTCTTTAAACGCACGGTGATCAATAGCACCGGCAACAGTTTCAAAAGGAATAAAACGACGAATGCCTGATGTAACGAATTTTTTAGCTAACAACACAGCATCCTGCACAGTTAAACCTTGTGCTAATCCAGCCGTAATTGCAGCAGAGTAAGAACAACCTGCACCATTTGTATGCGTCGTTTCGATACGCGGTGCTTCCAGTTGGATCATCCGATGACCATCATAAAGAATATCAATAGCAGGCCCATCTAGTCTTCCTCCTTTGACAAGCACATACTCTGGCCCGAGCTCATGTAAGTCATGTGCAGCATCTTGTAAGTCCGATAAAGTTGTTATCTCTCTACCTTCAAGTAAATACGTTGCTTCTGGCATATTGGGGGTAATAATTTTCGCTTGTGGCAACAGTTTCGTTTTCATCGCATCCATTGCCCCCTGTTCCATAAGAGCGGGTCCCACTTTCCCGAACATAACTGGATCGACGACGATATTTTTAACAGAAGTTGTTGGGAGCCAGTTTGCGACAAGCTCGATAATGTCCTTCGTAAATAACATACCTGTTTTTAGTGCATCAATATCAACTTGTTCGTTAATCGTATATAGTTGTGCCTCAATAACTTCAATGGGTTGTGTAAAGATGCCTTGTTTGGTTGTTGGATGCGTTGCAACAAACGCTGTAATGGCAGATGTTCCGTATACACCTAACTCTTGAAATGTTTTTAAATCGGCTTGAATACCTGCTCCACCGCGTGCAGCAGAACCTGCAATTGTACATGCTTTTGAAATACTCATATTCATTCAATTCTCCTTCTTTTTGAGGAGCTATCGCTTTAGCCCACGACCGCAATGTAACGAACAATGAAAATATTCGCTAATTTACCCATAATGTATGCCCAAGAGGTACTTCAAACGATAGCCATATATAGTAGAAGATTACACAACTCAGCCACAACATCAAAGTACCTATGCTTCATTTTTCACCTTGTTGAATCGAACTTTTTCTTCAGTGTTGTATGTGTTGTTCAAAAGGTGCTCCCTAAATTTCTAAATACTTCGTAAATTTATATCATGTTATTGGACCGTTTAAAATAGCCAAATCAACAAAATTATTAAAGGTCAGTTTTTATCGCTTCAATGCCTACAGCTTTATCTACTTATTCACTAAAGTAAGAGGTCTAAATTGAAGAAAGTACTTAAAGACAAAGGTAGATCAGTCAGCTTCCTACCTAAAAAATTGATTATTTTAATTCAAAAAAAGCACCACAAATCCGCTATGATTACGGGTTTGTGGCGCTCTATTTATTTATTTTTGCTCCTACTTATTCTTCACTAATAGACAATACTAGTGCCATTATTTTAGAGAATTGCGCGCGTGTCAGGTTACCTTTAGGATTGAATTTCCCACCATCCCCCCCAATAAGCCCTAATTGTTGCAAGAAGCCAATTGGTTTTACTGTGTCCTCTTGCATTTGCCCCTGATCTACAAATGTATTATTCATGCCAATTAACTTTGCATCATAGCCTTTTGCGACCAATAAACTTGCCGTTACATAGGCCATCTCCTCACGTGTCACAGGTTTATTTGGCTCGAAGGTATCGCCTTTAAAAATACCGATTAACCCATACTCTTGCAAAATCGCTACTTCTTTCGCACCCCAAAAGTTGTGAAGGTCGGTATATGTTGCTGGTCCTTCATAATCTGCATCGACATCTAAACCCGTTGTGCGGAAAATCATCGCCGCTAATTGACCACGTGTTACTTGACCATTTGGATTAAATGTTGTTTCAGATGTACCATTAATAATTCCTACTTGATAAAGTAATTGGACATAGCTTTCTGCCCAATGTCCAATTGTATCCGTGAAATACCCACCCGCTTTTAAATCGAAATCTACACGATTGATTACCTTAAAAAATTCATCAAGGTCTTGGCCACTTAACGCTTCCCATTTACCTGAAGCATAGATTTCTGCTTTAAAAGCTTGTCCAGCTTGGATAAATTTCAATTGAATGGCTTCCCCAAAAAGTTTATTAAACTCTTCATAGCTCTTCCGAAATTCATCTTCACCTTCCGTATAAAGGTTCGTGCCATCCTCGTACGATTGTAAAATTGTTTTTAACGGTATCTTTACCACAAAGCTATTTTGGCTTTTATTTGGAATTAATGTCATTCCGGCTTCCAAAAATTCTAACTTGGAGATTATGAACATTTTGTATAGGTCTTGATACGATATGCCTTGTACCTGAATCGTGTTCGTTGCAGCAAACAATTGCTTTTCATGGACAATACTAGAAACCTCGATATGTCCTTGTGCCTGTACTTGAAAACCAAACCCTGTTGTTAAGTAAGCAATACTTAATGCGCCTGCTAAAACTGACTTACGCAATTAACATTTCCCCTTCCTCTGTTTAGAGCTAGTGTACTTACTGGGCGCTTTCAACATGTTTCAAAACACAATTAATAAATGTATTCACCTTAATGGCATTTAACTCTAGCAATTGACCTTTAAATAAAATGAGGTAAAACATCCTTATACTAACATTCAGCAATTTAGCGTTATTACCTTCCGAACAAATTACCCCTTTTTAAAAGCATACTAAAGTATTAATAACGGCTACTGTTTTAGGAGTTAAATCCCATTAAACAGCAAAAACCCTTTGATCCATTTAGGAATCAAAGGGTTTTGTATATATGGAGAACGGCTCGAGTCAGACTCGCTGCTAGAAACTCCAAACCAACGCTTTTATTAGCATTTTTCTACTTTTACTTTAGTTTCTAGGAATTAATAATAACTTCCTTACCTTCTTTACGATTTTTAGCGTATTCAGCTGTAGCTGTGAAAAGTACGTCAGAAGATGAATTAAGTGCCGTTTCACAAGAATCCTGAATAACACCAATGATAAGACCAACCCCGACAACTTGCATAGCAATCTCATTTGGAATTCCAAATAAGTTACATGCTAGAGGAATCAGTAAAAGAGATCCACCGGCAACACCTGAAGCACCTGCAGCTGATACAGCGGCTAAAATACTCAGCATCAGGGCAGTTGCCATATCTACTTCAATCCCTAACGTGTGAACAGTGGCAAGTGTCAAAACAGCAATTGTCACCGCTGCCCCCGCCATATTGATTGTCGCACCGAGTGGGATCGATACCGAATACGTATCTTCATCTAAGTCTAGTTTTTCACATAAACTCATGTTCACTGGAATATTTGCAGCGGAGCTACGCGTAAAGAAGGCTGTAATACCACTCTCTTTTAAGCATTTAAGTACAAGTGGATATGGATTTTTCCGAATATAGATAAATACGATAATTGGATTCACGACAAACGCGATAAACAACATACATCCAACTAAAATTACAATTAATTTTCCGTATTCAAGTAATGTTGACAAGCCATTTGTTGCAATGGCATCAAAAACAAGACCCATGATACCAATAGGTGCTATATTAATTACCCATTTCACTACTTGAGAAACTGCATCTGAAAAATTATCGAGCGTGTTTTTCGTAGACTCACTCGCATTTTTCAATGCAATACCCAGAACGATCGCCCATGTTAGAATCCCAATATAATTGGCATTTAATAGCGCATCTACCGGATTATCCACAATGTTAAATAATAATGTTTCAATGACAGCAAGAATTCCTTCAGGAGGCGTAACACCTTCTGCTCCTGTAGTCAGTGTTAACGTTATAGGAAAAATAAAGCTAGCAACAACTGCTATTAATCCTGCTAAAAATGTACTTATAGCATAAAGAATAATAATAGATTTCATATTCGTTTGATGGCCACTTCTATGTTTAGCAATGGCATTCATAACTAAGAATAATACCAAGATTGGTGCAACCGCCTTTAATGCACCGACAAATAATGAACCGAAAATTGTGATCCCGCTTGCGGCATTCGGCATAGTTAAAGCCAAGATTGTCCCGACAATCAGACCAACAAGAATCCTTTTTACTAAACTCACATTGTTCCATTTAAGAATTAAATGTTTCATTTGTTTCCCTCCAAAATTTTTTGAAACTAGTAAAATAAAAGAGAGTACAGCCGATTCTCATCGATGAGAAAGTATGCACTCTTTTCATTTCGAAATAGTCTGATATTATACAATCTTAACATTATATTTAGAATAATAAAACAATTTTATTACTTTTACATATTTTTTTGATTTCTTTAAGAGAGTCTGAAGAGGGTTAGACTCTTTAATTTACATAATGGTACACGTAAGGAAAATGTGAACCGTGGCGTTGTTGCACAAGCATTATCACCTATTATTTCATTTAACCAATCTCTTGAAATAGTAACTATGAATTTCACAACTATTTAGGTGAAGGTGCACCGATTAATTTGAATGAATTATATTTTAAAGCGACGAACCAGCTCATTAAGCGAATCGGAAATGGTCGTTAATGTTTGCGCAACCGTTTGAATTTCTTCCATGGATGCTAGCTGTTCTTCTGTTGCAGCCGCCACTTCATGTGTGCTTTCAGAATTTTCCTTAAATAGTGAGGAAACCATTTCATACTTTTGTGTAACCATCGTGAAGTCAGCTGTTAGTTGTTCTGTTGCAGCAGCTATTTCTTGCACTTTTCCGGATACATGCGAGATGGATTGTATAATTTCATTAAATTGAACTGATGTAGCGGATGTTAATTGGACCCCACTACCGACATTTATTTTAACCTTTTTTATTGTTTGAACGGTTTCATTTGTTGTCTCTTGAATACGAGTGATTAGTGCTCTAATTTCATTTGTGGATCCACTTGATTGTTCAGCTAATTTACGTACCTCTTCTGCAACAACGGCAAATCCTTTTCCATGCTCTCCTGCTCTTGCAGCTTCAATTGCTGCATTTAAAGCGAGAAGATTTGTCTGGTTTGCTATTTCATTAATAAATGTAGTTATTTCACCAATTTTCACAGCATCCTCTGCAAGTGAATTGATATTTTTATCTGTTTCATCTACGGATTGATGAATTACCTCCATTGAAGAAACCATTTTCTCTACAGATTTTTCGCCATTATCCGCTTGTATGCTAACTTCATTCGTATACTCTGAAACTTCCGCTGTATAGAGTGTCATGCTTTCCAACCTTTGTAATGATTGCACTATTGCAATAGTGCTTTCACCCAAAATGTTAGATTGATTATCCATACTAATGGAGACATCATGTATACTTTCTGCAATTTGATTGGAGGTTAGTTTGGATTGTTCCGCACTCGCTGAAAATTCTTCCGAGGACGCTGCAACTCTTTCAGATGAAGAGCTAATTTGTGTAATCATCTTTCTTAATGAAGAAATAAACTGGTTAAACGAAGTTGCTACTTCCCCTAACTCGTCCTTGTTTTTTACATGGATCGTTTTCGTTAAGTCCCCGTTACCCTGAGCGATCTCATTCATCTGATCTTTCAATTGGCGTAAAGGTATTAAGATGGATTGTAAAAGTAATACGCCTAAAATGATTCCAGATCCTGTTGCTGCTGCAGAAACTGCCATCAATATTACTTGACTTAATTTAGATTGCGATTTCAAACTTGCGCTTGCTTCTTTTATTTTTTTATCTAATTGCTCCGTGTAACTTTCAAACGAAGGATCGAGTACCTCCTTACGAATTCTACGTTCTTCCCCAAAATGAATTTCTTCTGATTTCTTAGGATTGATTGTACTATTTTGAATAACTAACTGACTTTGATTCCAATATTCTTCGTAGTTTTTCTTCATCTCATTAATCATCTTTTGCTCTGAAGAAATAATTGTTAAGTCGCTTAATTTATCAAATTCATTTATTATATCTTTTGATTTTTCTTCCATTTGCCTCGAAAATGATTGATCATTTGTTAATAGTAGTGCCCGCTCATCATTAGAAAGTCCAGCAAGTCGATATTGAATTTGCTTAGTGATCGTTTTTATTTCCATCAGTTTATTTAATTCCTCATCTTTTGAGACAATCTTAGATACAGACCATGTACTAAATCCACCAATAGCCATGATTGATACTACCAAAATTGAGGTAACAAGAATAAGTCTTGTTTTAATACGCATACAGATCCTCCATCTATTTCATTAAATTTTTTCTACTAGCTAAACTAAGTGTAGTGGTTTCATTAAATTCATCATTAGGCTCGTACTCAATAGGGCAATGAAAAAGTTGATTTCTACTGAAAATTCTAATAAGTATATGCTAAATAGTGATAGGTCATTGGTGCTCTGGCACTCGCTTTCCGCGGGCGGTGGCGAGCCTCCTCGGGCCAACACGATGTTGGTCACAAAGGCGTTGCCACAGGACGTGGCGTTCTTAGCCTTCGTTCCTAAAAGCTCCTGCGGGGTCTCACCTGTACCGCTATTCCCGCAGGAGTCTCGCGCCGCCGCACCAATGCTTTCTGAATAAAATAAAGCAGAAGCATAAAATTACTATGAAAAAATACTGTTTCGGGGTTTTTCAGTACCCTCGCACTCAATAGCCGCTTTTTGCATTCGAAAGATAGAAACAAAATGCGAAACTATACAAAAGGTCATTTATCCAAAAAAATTCTTAAGCAAAGTTAGCACGCCTTATTGACTATTACTATTTTAATCACTACATATTTTGTACTAGACATTTTTTTATATTAACAAAATATTCAAGTTCAATCAAATTTATAAAAAAATCCCATTTTAACAGTTGTATCTTTATATTTTTGGTAAGGTTTTCTTGCTAAACATTCTATTAATTAAATTAAAAAAGGTAGTTTCCTACATTCCGATAATGTTTGGATGGCTGGCATTGATTGATTGGGAGAAACATATATTTAGGGAAAATTGTTATACTGCAAGAAAACAGGCTAATTGAGAGAAGCATTTATGCAGTCAGCTATTGAAGAAAAAAATCGAGCAGTTTGGCTTTTATCACATTTTCTAATCTATAAACAAGAAAAATTGAGTGACTCTACGCTTATGAGTCACCCAATAGTTGAAGAATCCATTCTTTCAGATCAACAAGTCGATTAGATTGAGGAGATTTATTCGTTCCTACAATAATAAGCGGCACAACCGAATCAACTTTATGGAGAGATCCATGCGCTCCCCCTCCAGCATGATCATGACTATGTTTTTCAATGAACTCATATGATGGTTTTGCATCCACTATGATCACATTCCCTTCTTGTGAATGAAGCGCACCATTTAGTCTTGCGAGGGCATCCGGATAATTATTATAGTGAATAACTCCTTGCTCATTAATTTTTAAATCTAAAAGAGATAAATCACCGTCTAATTGCCAAGATTGATTGTAAATATCGACATATGACCCGTTTGGTGAAAACGTCAATTCTTCATCGCTTTGTGTACTGACTACATGGTTGGTTTGTTCGTCTTTCCAAGCAATAAAACCAATTCGTTCATCTTCTTTTAGAATGGTAACAAGCTCTGATAACTTTACCTGATTATATTTCACATAAATGTAGGCCATTCGCTCATTAATCGCAATTGCTAGTTGACCATCTTCATTTTCGCGCTCCCAAAAAGTATAGTTCGGCAATAGTTCATTTAAATTAATTAAAGAAGTTTCTTTATCTTTATTTATGAACGATTGACCACTATCACCAAGCACAATCCATGTTACCTCTTGAACGGCTTCCTCCCAGGATGAATAGCTATTTAAAAGTTCTTGAAGTGCTTTATCGGCTTTCTCAATGCCCTTTAAATCAGTGGGGCCATTTTTGTGTATTGTTGCATCGGCATCGGGAAGATATGCGAGTGTAAATGAAGGTAGTTTATTTTGTTCGATTAAATAGCTCAGCTCATTTACAGTAAAATTATTATTGCCACCCAAACGATCCCAAATAAATTTATTACGGTCATTCTCTGGATTGTACTGAGATAAAGTGCCCAGAGAAAGCAATGTTGGTCCGTTCATCTCAATCTCTTTTGGCAAAAGATTGGCGATTGAAATTAGTTTGGGAACATGTAACTTGTGCGGATGACTTCCACGATAGATAAGACCATTAATGGAAGCAGATTGTAGATTCCGTATTGCAAGTTCTTCATGAATCGTTTTAATGTTTTGACTTAAATGCTCTTTATTGAGTTGAACAACACTATCAAGAGCTACGTTTTTAACCCCAAGATTCCATATTTCACTAACACCACTCCCATAGCTAATTACTCGATTTTCGTTTTCATGAAACCAAATAAGACCCGGAACTTTATGCTCGTTTGGATAAACGCCTGTTAGTATAGTACTATCTATCGTTACAGACATTGTCGGATACGAGCTCACTACATCGGTGTACAATTGGCCGTTATTGATCAAAAACGAGAAAGCAGGTGCTTTTCCCTCTCCAATCGCTTTTTGTAGAGGCTCCGCCATCAGCGAATCCACGGTAATTAGAATTATAGGTTTCTTAGGTGGTTCAACCGCTATATCTTCTAACTCCTTTGTCTGTGACATTGAAATTCCGAGTACAAGTCCTACACAAACCACAATGAATAAAATAAAAACAGTAAGTATTGTTCGTTTCAATAAAGTCACCTTTTTCTTTTAAGTAGAATTAGTATGGTGATTATTAAGGAATACATGCCCATAGAAAAAACCTCTTTTTAGGCTATAAAAAGAGGTTTTCCATGTATCAATATTAAAATTTTGTTTGTAATTTTGGCTCTACACCAAAATCTGAACTTGACAGAACTTTCCACTTCAGGCAGGCGCTTTCTTTTAAAGTAAAGGACATGTTTTGGTAAAGACCCTTCATTTTTAAGAGTTACCTTATGAACCCAACTTCACGAAAAGCATACTGAATTGAGCATCGTCTTTTTGATGCGCTTTACACATCGCTGTTATTACAGTGTCTTTTGGGAATTTTACGCCTATTTGTTGCTGCGTGAAACTTTCAGTAGTGATCGATTGACTGCGGTTCAAAATAATTCATTCAAAAAATTGGCTACACTTTATAAATCATGAAAAATGCGATATGGCGGATTTTATATACAACATAATTATTAATAAGTGCAAAACTGAATAAAACGTTGGTGCATGTGCGTTATTTTAAAAGAACTGACACTTATTTATTTTTAAGTTGTATCGCGATTGTGACAAATGAAGGTTTTAGCGATAAATTTTTTGGGGGGAAATATTTTTATTAACAAATTTGCTGCCATTATTTTTAGGTCGTTGAGTAATTTTTATATAAATGCGCCAGGTACAGACACAATATATTGTGTGAGTGCCTGGCACAAACCTTAAAGGACTCCAACCACATGAAAAAAGAGAATGAATTCATTATGAAATCATCCCCTCAAAGTTTGAAATTACTTATACTGATATTACTCATCAATGACTCGCTAAACGTTTTTCAAAATCCGCCTTAAACAACAGAATAGCATCAATATTTACAGCAAAATCGTGGTCACTGATATTAAAATTAGTTATAAACTCGTCAGATCTCTCACGAACCATAATTGTCGGACGGATATTGTCTCCAATGGCGTCCTGAGTTACAGTACTTCCATAGAAATACCAGTTAGTTTCAGTAGGCGCATTTGCTGCATTCTTAGATAAGTCATTTTTTATTATTTCGCATAAATTATCCATAAAACCTTCATTAAGCATAATGTTTTTTCCATACTCACCATCAACAGTTATATCAGCATATCCATACCAAATATTCCTGCTTTTTCGCTTTCCGTCATTTGAAGTGAATGTTTCATCAAACAAAATCTTCATTTTCATTACCCTCCTTTGAAATATAATTTATTCACACTATTATATACCAATTACAAATTTTAAAATAGCTTGTGTGAGTGCCTGGCACAAACCGCGAGTTACTAAAATAATGATTTCATTTAACGCGAAAGCCCCCTGATTCTATTGCGAATCAAGGGGCTTTTACTATGTCTAACTATTACTTTTGATCTTCAATCGCATGTACTAGTTTTTCAAAAAGCTTCGTATCTGCTACGTCTTCATCCGTGATTTCATGAATAATTTCACCAGCTGCAACATCCACTAATAAAACACTCTGTCCGTCTTTAATAAATTCGTCCGCCTCTACTTCACCTTCATAAAATTGATACCCTGCAAGGACAACATCTGCGCCCGATTCTTCATCTTTGAACATATATAGCATTGTGCTATTTCCATAAACGTCTTCTAATAACGTTTGTAACTCAGCTGACCCTTGAGACCATTTCATTTCGCCTGCGATCGTTGCCACTAGCATTGATTCGATAAACTCATCACTCGTATTATTCATTCTTGCCTCCATGTATAAGCCACATTTTTCTTGTGACTGATTTTCTATAGCATATCGCTTAGTTTGTTCTAGTGCTAGTAAAAAGGCTAGCGATCCGACGAAAGGTTTTCCATTAGCTTGTCAATCTTAGGTCTTAGACAAAATCATTCTAAGGAACCATGGGAATAATTTTCCTACATTTCACAATAAATGTGCAACTGAACCGATGGAAAGGGGAGGACATAGGTCAGATTAGATTATGTAATTTTTTCGATATCAGTATAAGTATGGATTCTAATTTTTCATTAGTAGCAATAGTTTTTTTGGTGTGTAATTTTTAACTTTTAAGAGGAGGCTTTTTATGTCGGTATTTACAAAGTGGGCATTTGGAAACAAAGCTGCTGTCGCCGTATTGACCACTTTAATATTTATTATTGGTGTAGTCAGTTATTTTAGACTGCCTATGGAATTTTTACCTTCTGCAGATAACCCGCAAGTTACCATTATTTCCATGGGCCAAGGAACTGATTCCAAAACAATGGAATTAGAAGTAACCATTCCGATTGAAAGAGCCGTTATTGGATTGAACGGAAAAACATCCGTCTATTCAACCACTGGAGACGGATTTTCAAAAGTGGATCTATTCTTCGAAGCAGGATATGATATGAAGCAAGCTAAACAGGATGTACTAGATGCATTAAGCAATGTACCTTTGCCTCTCTATATATCCAAGCCAATCATTTCACAACTGAATACGTCTATGATTCCAATTACGAACATTGCCGTTACCTTTAATGAAGGATTGACTACAGAAAACTTGGATTTTGCACGTGAAGAACTTCAATCACGCTATCAAGAAATCAAAGGGGTTTCCAGTGTAGATGTATATGGCGTGACAGAATCCGTCATTTCGCTCAATATCGATGATGAGAAATTGGCTGAAAATCAAATTTCTCTTTAAGCCGTTTTAGGTATCCTCAATGGTCAAAATACGGCAGTAGCTGTTGGTGAAAAGATTATTGACGGAAAATCAAGCAATATAAAAGTAATCGGTGATTTAACAAGCATCGAAAAACTGAAAGGATTAACGATCGCACCAAATGTAACGCTTGGAGATATTGCAACGATTGAAGAAACAAAAGATGCGAATTTCATGAGCCGTTTCAATGGCAAAGATAGCATCGATATTAGCATCACAAAGGACAGTCAATCCAATGCGGTGACAATCAGCAAAGAAATTGAAAAAGTAACAAAGGAAATCAATGAAAAATACGATCAGCAGGAATCCGTTCTATACATTTCCTCCGCTGATTTGGTCGAAAATTCCGTTCACACGATGATAAAAGAGGTCCTTCTCGGAGCGCTATTTGCAACGATTGTCATTATGGTCTTCCTACGAAATATCCGCTCTACCTTTATTACGATCGTTTCAATTCCTTTATCACTTTGCTTCACACTATTCTTACTATCATGGTCTGGTGTGACATTGAATATTTTAACCCTTGGTGGTGTAGCGGTTGCAGTTGGGCGTTTAGTTGATGACAGTATTGTTGTCATTGAAAACATTTTCCGCAAAATGCAAACGGAGAAATTCTCTGTCCAAATGATTATTGACGCAACGAAGCAAGTGGGCGTCGCGATTACTGCTTCTACATTAACAACTGTTGCCGTTTTCTTACCCATGAGTTTATTGAATGGCGGACTTCAAGAATTCCTTTTACCGTTCGCTTTAACGGTTACCTATTCCTTACTTGCTTCTTTGCTCGTCGCATTGACGGTTGTTCCGTTATTAAGTGCGGGATTATTAAAGAATACAAAGATGCCCGTGCATAAACCAGCTGTTCGTTTTCCAAAAGTAGTTACCTGGTCTTTAAACCATAAATGGATT
Proteins encoded in this window:
- a CDS encoding alkaline phosphatase family protein — translated: MTLLKRTILTVFILFIVVCVGLVLGISMSQTKELEDIAVEPPKKPIILITVDSLMAEPLQKAIGEGKAPAFSFLINNGQLYTDVVSSYPTMSVTIDSTILTGVYPNEHKVPGLIWFHENENRVISYGSGVSEIWNLGVKNVALDSVVQLNKEHLSQNIKTIHEELAIRNLQSASINGLIYRGSHPHKLHVPKLISIANLLPKEIEMNGPTLLSLGTLSQYNPENDRNKFIWDRLGGNNNFTVNELSYLIEQNKLPSFTLAYLPDADATIHKNGPTDLKGIEKADKALQELLNSYSSWEEAVQEVTWIVLGDSGQSFINKDKETSLINLNELLPNYTFWERENEDGQLAIAINERMAYIYVKYNQVKLSELVTILKEDERIGFIAWKDEQTNHVVSTQSDEELTFSPNGSYVDIYNQSWQLDGDLSLLDLKINEQGVIHYNNYPDALARLNGALHSQEGNVIIVDAKPSYEFIEKHSHDHAGGGAHGSLHKVDSVVPLIIVGTNKSPQSNRLVDLKEWILQLLGDS